In the Tribolium castaneum strain GA2 chromosome 1, icTriCast1.1, whole genome shotgun sequence genome, one interval contains:
- the LOC655038 gene encoding pyruvate dehydrogenase E1 component subunit alpha, mitochondrial, with translation MLKIILTKLLKKTRLSVHFYSTEATFELKPFRLHRLETGPATQVTLTKPDALTIYDQMQTIRKMETAISKLYTAKAIRGFCHLYAGQEAVAVGVQYNVRPNDIIVTSYRNHAWTLLNSNLDPAPVVCELMGTTGGCSRGKGGSMHMYGKNFIGGSGIVGAHVPLGAGVAFTFKYKNEDRVAITVYGDGAANNGQVFEAFNMAKMWKLPCLFLCENNLFGMGTSVDRHAANKEFYTRGDYIPGVWTDGMDVLMVREAVKFAFNHCISGKGPIIIEAQTYRYFGHSMSDPGTSYRTHEEVKEMRSKRDPITNFKQKILDAKLVTEDELKEIENKRKKTVDDAVAKCKKDKEVGLEELTINIYSNDVYKEIRGVSPFSKLQHKVVKI, from the coding sequence atgttaaaaataattttaacaaaactgttaaaaaaaacaagactGTCCGTTCACTTTTACTCAACCGAGGCCACTTTCGAGTTGAAGCCCTTCCGTCTCCACCGCCTTGAGACGGGCCCTGCCACCCAAGTCACCCTCACAAAACCTGACGCTTTAACCATCTACGACCAAATGCAAACCATCCGCAAAATGGAAACGGCCATCAGCAAATTATACACGGCTAAAGCCATCCGGGGCTTCTGCCACCTGTACGCCGGCCAGGAAGCCGTGGCTGTGGGGGTCCAATACAACGTGCGCCCCAACGACATCATCGTCACCAGTTACAGAAACCACGCATGGACTCTCCTCAATAGCAATTTAGACCCCGCTCCCGTCGTCTGCGAGCTCATGGGGACCACGGGCGGGTGCTCAAGAGGCAAAGGGGGCTCCATGCACATGTACGGGAAGAATTTCATCGGGGGTAGTGGCATAGTGGGGGCCCATGTGCCCCTGGGCGCGGGCGTCGCCTTCACCTTCAAATACAAGAACGAGGATAGGGTTGCGATAACGGTGTATGGGGACGGGGCTGCCAACAACGGGCAAGTCTTCGAAGCCTTCAATATGGCGAAAATGTGGAAGCTGCCTTGCTTGTTCCTCTGCGAGAATAACTTGTTCGGCATGGGGACAAGTGTTGACAGACATGCAGCCAATAAAGAGTTTTACACCAGAGGGGATTACATTCCGGGGGTTTGGACTGACGGCATGGACGTTTTAATGGTGAGGGAAGCCGTAAAGTTTGCATTTAATCATTGCATCTCCGGCAAAGGGCCCATTATTATCGAAGCACAAACGTACCGATATTTCGGACACTCTATGTCCGACCCCGGCACCAGCTACCGCACTCACGAAGAAGTCAAAGAGATGAGGAGTAAAAGAGACCCCATTACGAATTTCAAGCAAAAGATTCTAGACGCGAAACTTGTGACTGAAGACGAGCTTAAGGAAATTGAAAACAAGCGCAAGAAAACCGTAGACGATGCTGTAGCCAAGTGCAAGAAAGACAAAGAGGTGGGGCTTGAAGAACTGACGATTAACATTTATTCCAACGATGTTTATAAAGAAATTCGAGGGGTTAGTCCGTTTTCTAAGTTACAGCATAAAGTAGTGAAAATTTAA
- the LOC103312363 gene encoding uncharacterized protein LOC103312363 — protein MAYCSKGRVCITLKKTSQLKTDVDVTIKEDFDFAEALESVYPLLEIVFSYLDYSDLQKASMVKKSWQVTAGRILEKRNKISWITVFRKKRQSYVHYSNNYLYNNVNLGIILFNYRAVSLNDFFCCHENLSSRKIRFSDFLSDQVVPSGTEYCAIGCPGVASMFSKQVVNKSSVPLFDGCFIPPIPNVRVSMFYCNPVCRNDDHFLADEKVKCILFFSQVDFAQEFYDMLDHLISEEECDKVAIAGGIVRRTTVFPQLPEYHTLRRLNSLCIAFAEEGFCDNSVFDASSVVINGNNLTSEDFEDHLLKFKRRIVLRSNSLAFRICCSAKMRKNHESRIFNKVFPDTPLIGLEAEGEIGWNCFNHSDNNEEVENKAKKCKEGYPIVQHQWSTVIALVTWGHLIHNTSRDL, from the exons ATG GCTTACTGTAGTAAAGGCAGAGTATGTATCACTCTGAAGAAGACAAGCCAGCTTAAAACCGACGTGGATGTAACAATTAAGGAAGATTTTGACTTTGCCGAAGCCCTAGAATCAGTCTACCCCTTACTCGAAATTGTGTTCAGTTATTTAGACTACAGTGACTTACAAAAAGCCTCCATGGTGAAAAAATCGTGGCAGGTAACTGCTGGTCGGATTCTAGAAAAGCGCAATAAAATCAGCTGGATAACTGTCTTTCGAAAAAAGCGGCAAAGTTATGTCCATTACAGCAACAATTACTTGTACAACAATGTCAATTTGGGGATTATCTTATTCAATTATCGCGCAGTTTCTCTGAACGACTTTTTCTGCTGCCACGAAAACTTGTCTTCACGGAAAATCAGAT tttcagattttttatctGATCAGGTGGTCCCCAGTGGGACAGAATATTGTGCAATAGGATGCCCTGGAGTGGCATCGATGTTTTCAAAACAAGTTGTAAATAAATCCAGCGTACCTCTCTTTGATGGCTGTTTTATACCGCCCATACCAAATGTCAGGGTTTCAATGTTTTACTGTAATCCTGTTTGTCGAAACGATGATCATTTTCTCGCAGATGAGAAGGTCAAATGCATACTGTTTTTTTCTCAAGTCGACTTTGCTCAGGAATTTTACGATATGTTAGATCACCTAATTTCAGA AGAGGAATGCGACAAGGTTGCTATAGCTGGGGGCATAGTCCGCAGGACAACGGTGTTCCCACAACTGCCAGAATATCACACCCTTCGCAGACTAAACAGCCTCTGCATAGCTTTCGCAGAGGAGGGTTTTTGTGATAATAGTGTGTTTGACGCGTCTTCCGTCGTAATAAACGGAAACAACTTAACTTCAGAGGACTTTGAAGACCATCTTCTCAAG ttcaaACGCAGAATAGTCTTAAGGAGTAACAGTCTGGCGTTTAGAATATGTTGCTCGGCCAAAATGCGGAAAAACCACGAGTCCCgaattttcaataaagtttTCCCCGACACTCCTCTAATCGGTCTAGAAGCTGAGGGGGAAATTGGGTGGAATTGCTTCAATCACAGCGACAATAACGAGG AAGTTGAAAATAAAGCGAAAAAGTGCAAGGAAGGATACCCCATAGTGCAACACCAGTGGTCAACTGTGATAGCACTTGTTACCTGGGGACACTTGATACACAACACGAGTAGAGATTTATAA
- the LOC654973 gene encoding ankyrin repeat domain-containing protein 49 translates to MSNLDRCFVSGWSDDEDGIDPERNPTEENPKRILAAAENGELNEIKSLIELDPSLIHSTDKEGYTALHRACYGNHVEVVKYLLKNGADIAAKTEMQWQPLHSCCHWNNIECAQILLAEGADVNALSEGGQTPLHIAASHGARYDLVQLLLMHPYVKPNLKNNSNETAFDIARRSSKYRNIFDMVDPLIDLKHLEM, encoded by the exons ATGTCCAATCTTGACCGCTGTTTTGTCAGTGGTTGGTCAGACGATGAGGATGGCATTGATCCCGAACGCAATCCCACCG AAGAGAACCCCAAACGCATTTTAGCGGCCGCCGAAAATGGCGAGTTGAATGAAATCAAGAGCTTAATCGAACTCGACCCCAGTTTAATTCATTCAACCGATAAGGAAGGCTACACTGCTCTTCACAGGGCATGTTATGGCAATCATGTTGAAGTCGTGAAatatttgcttaaaaacgGTGCAGACATCGCAGCTAAGACGGAAATGCAGTGGCAGCCTTTGCACTCTTGCTGTCACTGGAACAACATCGAGTGTGCACAGATTCTGCTGGCCGAGGGGGCTGATGTGAATGCGTTGTCTGAAGGGGGGCAAACTCCCCTGCATATTGCCGCGTCTCATGGGGCGCGGTACGACCTGGTTCAGCTGCTGCTAATGCATCCCTATGTTAAGCCAAATTTGAAGAACAACAGCAATGAGACTGCGTTTGATATTGCAAGGCGCAGCTCAAAGTATCGGAATATTTTTGACATGGTCGACCCCCTAATAGACTTAAAACACTTAGAAATGTAA